The genomic region GCCGGAGTTCAGGCGACTGCGATCCACACTGGCGGTCAGCTCGGCCGCCTGGGCGGTGGCCGTGCAGAGCAGCAGGGGCAGCAAGAGAGCGGTGAAGCGGGTCATCGAGTGTTTTCCTGATCCTGATGTTGTTGCTGTTCGTACCAGAATTTGCGTCGCAGCAGTTCGCCCGGGTCGTCCGGGATCTTGCCCAGCCATTGTTCCAGTGCCTGACGTTGCTCGCCTTCGAGGTTGTCTTCACTCGGGCGCAACGTTGGCACGGTGTCCGTTTGTTCTTCCTCGTCGCTGCCCGGCACTTCATTGGGCCCCGGCTGCGGCGGCGTGGTCGGTGGCGGTTCGCTGGCCGATTCGCTCGGTTGCGCGTCGCTCTGGGTTTCACTTTTTACCGCCGGCGGCGGCGTGGTCGCGGGCGCTGGTTCGTCGCCCGGCAGACTTTGCTGCTCGCTTGGCTTGGTGTCCGGCTCGGCGGGCGGAGGGGCGTTTTTCTGCTTGAGCAGATTTTCCACCAGCGTCTTGTTGGTCTGCGCCGGACGTAAATCCGGTTGCTGTTCCAGTGCCTGTTCATAGGCGTCGATCGCCGCTTCCAGCTCACCGCTTTTCGCCAGCGCGTTGCCACGATTGTAGTGGGCGCGGGCGTCGCTGCCTTCGGCGAAACGCTGAGCGGCGCCACTGTAGTCGCCGGCTTCGTACAACGCCACCCCTTGCCATTGGTGATCGTCAAAATGCTGCGCGGCTTCAGCCGGGCGCTTCTGTTTGAGCAGGTGCAGGCCCTGTTGATCGGGGCGCAGCCACAAATCCTCAAAGTCAAAAGCGTAGCTGGGCTGTGGCAAGCAAAACAGCAACGGCAGGCAGAACAACCAGCCGCGACGTCCGGCACAGGCGGCGAGCAACAACAGCGGCAACAGCAGCCAGTAACCCTGATCGGCCCAGGTATCGAGGCGCACGGTCTGGCCGTCGTCACGCAGGCTGCGTGGACCGTTGAGCAGGCCGAGCGCGGCAAGATCCGCTTCGTCGAGGCGGGCAGGGTGGTATTCGCCGCCGACGCTGTTGAGGAATGCGCTCAGGCCCGGACTGTCGAGTTGCGGCACGCGAATCGCGCCTTGTTCGTCCTTGAGGAAGCTGCCGTCCTCTTGGGCGATTGGCGCACCTTCGGCGGTGCCGACGCCGAGCATCAGCAACTGCGCCGATTGTCCGCTGAGTGCGCGGCGAATGCCTTGGCGTTCTACTTCATCGAGCGACGAGCCGATTAACAGAATCCGCCCCTGACCGAGCGCGCCCTGTTTCAGCAGGGCCAGCGCTTTGCTCACGGCCAGATCGGCACGATGGCCGCTTTCCGGCATCAACGACGGTTTGAGCGCGTCGAGCAGATTGCGGCTGGTCGCCAGGTCATCTGACAGCGGCACCAGCGTGTGCGCGCTGCCGGCGTAGACAACGATGGCGGTCTGCGCATCGCTGCGCGCCTGCAACAGATCGAACAGCTTGCGTCGTGCTTGTTCCAGTCGCGTCGGCGGCGAGTCGGTGGCGAGCATTTCCGGGGTCAGTTCCAGCACCACCACCAGCGGATCGGCGGGTTTCTGGCTGGTCTGTTCGACGCGCTCCCAACTCGGCCCGAGCAGCGCCAGAACCGTCAGCAGCCATGCCACGCCGAGGGCGATCCATGGCAGTTTGCTGTCGCGACCATTGCCGCCGCTGAGCAGGGTGGCATGAAACGCCGGCGGCAGAATCATCTGCCAGCGTCCGGCGCGTTTCTGTCGGTGCCAGAGTTGCCAGATCAGCCAGCCCAGCAGCGGCAGCAACAGCAACCACCACGGACGGAACCAGTGCGGCCAGAGCGCAATCATCGGCGCCTCCGCAGACGCAGGCGCTTGAGACGCTCGCGCCAGTCAGGCAACGGACTTTGCAGATACAGTTCCTTGGTGAACAGGCGTTGCAGCGGGTTGTCCGGCCACAATTCACGGGCGACCAGCAATAGGCTCAACCATAACGCCAG from Pseudomonas tensinigenes harbors:
- a CDS encoding tetratricopeptide repeat protein encodes the protein MIALWPHWFRPWWLLLLPLLGWLIWQLWHRQKRAGRWQMILPPAFHATLLSGGNGRDSKLPWIALGVAWLLTVLALLGPSWERVEQTSQKPADPLVVVLELTPEMLATDSPPTRLEQARRKLFDLLQARSDAQTAIVVYAGSAHTLVPLSDDLATSRNLLDALKPSLMPESGHRADLAVSKALALLKQGALGQGRILLIGSSLDEVERQGIRRALSGQSAQLLMLGVGTAEGAPIAQEDGSFLKDEQGAIRVPQLDSPGLSAFLNSVGGEYHPARLDEADLAALGLLNGPRSLRDDGQTVRLDTWADQGYWLLLPLLLLAACAGRRGWLFCLPLLFCLPQPSYAFDFEDLWLRPDQQGLHLLKQKRPAEAAQHFDDHQWQGVALYEAGDYSGAAQRFAEGSDARAHYNRGNALAKSGELEAAIDAYEQALEQQPDLRPAQTNKTLVENLLKQKNAPPPAEPDTKPSEQQSLPGDEPAPATTPPPAVKSETQSDAQPSESASEPPPTTPPQPGPNEVPGSDEEEQTDTVPTLRPSEDNLEGEQRQALEQWLGKIPDDPGELLRRKFWYEQQQHQDQENTR